CGGGAAAAATTCTCAGGAAGTCTGCGTTGAGCGGCCGTCGCGCAAACGTGCCGACCATTACCAAAGACGGAAAGCGACTGCTCGTTTGCATCGGTGCCGCAAGAGACGAGCGAGGGCTTGTTAATCCTACCTTGGGGGGCGGCGGCCTGGACGTGGTTGATACCAGTTCACTGAAAGTCCTCAAGACTCTGAGTGGGTTCACGGAAGGGCACGATTGCTACACGACGGAAGACGGCAAATATTTCGTTTCCGGCTCGGGGCAGACTTTAGTGGTGACCGATGCCAAGACGTTTGAGCCGCTGTGGACACTTCCATTCAAGGGCCGCGTCGCTACCGTTGGAATCGGAGTTGCCCCTGATGGTTCTACGGACCGCCTATACGTCGTCGAGATCTTCAATCCGGTTCGAGAATTTGCGGTTGTGGATTTCGCGGCGAAGAAGGAAGTATCTCGAGTCCAGCTTCCCGAACAACCAAGCGGGTTTAAGCTTGGGCCACCCCTGACCCGCAGGAATCGCATTCCGACACATGGCGCGGCAGTTTCTCCTAACGGAAAGATGTTTGCTGTGGTCAGTAGGGGATCGAACGCTGTCTTCTTTTACACCTTGCCAGACTTGAAATTCGTTGGGTACGTACCAGCACCCACGATCGAAAGCGCAACGCCTCCTGCCAATGGCAGCGATCCGGGTTGGGTCACCTGGACTCCCGACAGTAAGACGGTTTATGTCCCCTGCGCGGCTGCTGGAGTTGTGCAGGCCATCGACGTCAAGAGCCTAAAAGAAGTGGCTCGAATCCCAGTCGGCAAACAGCCCGACCATGTTTGGACATTGGCGTTGCCGGCAGAGCTCTCCAGCGGTAAGCCAGTGAAGACGAGTATGAAAGGCAAGTCCGAAGCAAAGAGGTAGCTCAAGCGAGCGAATGTTTCCCTTGCTGTAGCAGTGACACTTTCTTGACAGAGATTAACAAAGAGCGGAGTTCGTCCATGAAGACACGCAACCTCTTTCTCGTTGGAATGCTGATGATCATGTTTTCTGCGCTCGCGTCCGCACAGGTGAGCACTGGCACCATTTCAGGTACCGTGACCGACAGTACCGGCGCGGCCTTGCCCGGCGTCAGCGTTGTTGTTCTTAACGAGGAAACCGGCATCTCTCGTACTCTCCTAACTGATAGTACGGGGCGCTATTCTGCTCCTTCGCTTGGCCTCGGCAGCTATCGGGTTACGGCAAAACATCAGGGGCTGCGTGGAGTCACCCGGAGCGGCATCGTGCTGACGGTCGGACGAGAGGCCGTGGTTGACGTGTCCCTTGGGGTGGGGTCAGTTGAGCAAAACGTCGAAGTAATGGGCGAAGCTCCACTCGTGGAATCGACGACCGCAAGCTTGGGGTCGCTCGTTGATGCTCGCACGATGCGGTCGCTGCCCTTGAACGGACGGAGCTGGGACCAACTCGGGCTGCTTCAGCCAGGGGTCGTCTCCACGTCTCCGGGCGAGCTCACAGCCGCGCAGTCCTTTGGTACGGGGAAACGCTTTTCCGTGCAAGGACAACGTAGTACCTCGAACGCGTTCCTGCTGGACGGGACCGACATCAACGACCAGGGTAATGGCACGCCCGGCGGCGCTGCCGGAACGAACTTGGGGGTTGAAACAATCCAAGAGTTCAAGATCCTGAGCAGTTCGTTCAAGGCGGAGTATGGCCGCGCAAGTGGTTCCGTAACCACAGCGGTAACCCGCTCTGGAACCAACGACCTTCATGGCACCGCTTTCGGATACATTCGCAACAGCGCCTTCGACGCACGCAACTATTTCGATCCCGAAACCGGTCCGCCACCGTTTCGTCGAGGTCAATTTGGTGGAGTGATCGGAGGGCCTATTGTCAAAAACAAAACCTTCTTCTTTGGTGGATATGAAGGGCTGCGGCAGGGTCTCTCGCGAACGCAGGTTGCGATCGTTCCCACCGCGGCGGCCAAGCAGGGAATTCTGCCCAGTGGAAACGTGACGGTGAACCCCGTGATGCAGCCCTATCTCGACTTGTATCCGTTGCCGAACGGAAGAGATTTCGGTGATGGATTTGGCGAGTATCGGACCAATCCTACAGTCACTACTAACCAGGATAATTTCATGGTTCGGCTTGATCACCAGCTGACCTCGGGCACCAGCTTGTTTGGTCGCTATACCTACGATAAGGACAACACCAATGAACCCGGTGAACTCCCGCATCGTGCTCTGGCACAGGTAGGCCGCAGGCACTATGGCACGTTACAAGCGACGAGCATCCTGAGCAGCAAAGCCGTAAACAATTTCCGTTTCGCTTTCAATCGGTCATACAGCCTGTGGGATCCGGCTTTGATCGGTGTGCCTGATTCCCTGTCCTTCGTCCCTGGTCAGAAGCTGGGCGGCTTGATTATCGGTGGTGCTTCGGCTTCTGCAGCCATTACGTTCCTTGGCTCACCCAGCCAGGGCACAGCAGAGAGAATCTGGGCCTACAACGTTTTCCAGTGGAGTGACGACTTCACTTACATCGCTGGGAAGCATACGTTGAAGACAGGGTTCAATTTCGAGCGCGTCCAAGATAATCTGGCCCTCGGGAACTTTGTGCGAGGCGGTTATCAGTTCACGTCGTTCGCCAACATGCTGCAGGGAATCTCAAACCGGTTAACGGTTTCGGCTCCGTTGGGCGCCCTCCCGACCTGGAACTGGCGGCAGAACATCGTCGCCTTGTATGGTCAAGATGATTTCGCGGTCAATTCTCGCTTGACGTTGAATCTTGGCTTGCGGTGGGAAATCTCAACCGATCCGATCGATGGGAGAGGACAGACATCGACTCTTCCTTCTCTCACTGCTCCTGCAATGGTAGTTACGGACAGGCTGTTCAGTACCGGGAAGAAGAACCTGGAACCGCGCGTTGGTCTGGCGTGGAGCGTTAACGAGAGTGGGTCGACGGTTGTACGAGCCGCCTATGGCATGTACCACAATCTCATCCTGCCATGGGTCTACTCGCTGAACCTTTCTCTCCCTCCGTTCTATGGCAGATTCATCACCAACAACCCGCCGTTTCCGGACGCCTCAGGCAGTCTGACAGCAGGAGCCTCCGCGACCACGCTGTTTGGGCCACAGGACACCCCGACCACTCATCAGTACAACCTGTCCATCCAACAGCAGCTCACTAAGGACACGGTCCTTCAGGTTGCGTACATCGGAAACCGTGGCTACCACCTTCAGACTAGCCGCGAAGCGAACACTCCGAACCCAACATTTGTGAACGGAGAAGTGTTCTACCCGTCCGCTACTCCCAAGATAAATCCCAATTTCTCGTCAATCCTTCACCTGCAAATGAACGGTACGTCGAGTTAC
The sequence above is a segment of the Terriglobales bacterium genome. Coding sequences within it:
- a CDS encoding TonB-dependent receptor codes for the protein MKTRNLFLVGMLMIMFSALASAQVSTGTISGTVTDSTGAALPGVSVVVLNEETGISRTLLTDSTGRYSAPSLGLGSYRVTAKHQGLRGVTRSGIVLTVGREAVVDVSLGVGSVEQNVEVMGEAPLVESTTASLGSLVDARTMRSLPLNGRSWDQLGLLQPGVVSTSPGELTAAQSFGTGKRFSVQGQRSTSNAFLLDGTDINDQGNGTPGGAAGTNLGVETIQEFKILSSSFKAEYGRASGSVTTAVTRSGTNDLHGTAFGYIRNSAFDARNYFDPETGPPPFRRGQFGGVIGGPIVKNKTFFFGGYEGLRQGLSRTQVAIVPTAAAKQGILPSGNVTVNPVMQPYLDLYPLPNGRDFGDGFGEYRTNPTVTTNQDNFMVRLDHQLTSGTSLFGRYTYDKDNTNEPGELPHRALAQVGRRHYGTLQATSILSSKAVNNFRFAFNRSYSLWDPALIGVPDSLSFVPGQKLGGLIIGGASASAAITFLGSPSQGTAERIWAYNVFQWSDDFTYIAGKHTLKTGFNFERVQDNLALGNFVRGGYQFTSFANMLQGISNRLTVSAPLGALPTWNWRQNIVALYGQDDFAVNSRLTLNLGLRWEISTDPIDGRGQTSTLPSLTAPAMVVTDRLFSTGKKNLEPRVGLAWSVNESGSTVVRAAYGMYHNLILPWVYSLNLSLPPFYGRFITNNPPFPDASGSLTAGASATTLFGPQDTPTTHQYNLSIQQQLTKDTVLQVAYIGNRGYHLQTSREANTPNPTFVNGEVFYPSATPKINPNFSSILHLQMNGTSSYNAGQITLRKQTSSGLTGQIFYTYSKSLDINSTISGADSRRSPQLVQNPYDIRADWGRSDFDQTHALGFNFSYPLPWKVNSTGLGALVNGWSIDGIAQITSGQPFTVRLTSAVSRDGAQFLSERPNLNAGASNNPTSGTSSCLTNPDGSPVQLGTPQNWFDPCAFSRPAAGTYGKLGRNTVIGPGLTNLDLALGKTFDLGERAEVTFKAEMFNVFNHANFGLPNTVGLAGNGTPSPSAGVITYTTTSARQLQFGLRIGF